The nucleotide sequence TTGCCTTACCCTGGTATCTGGTGGTCGGCTACAAGACGAACGGCGAGTGGTTACGCGGCTTCTTCCTCGATCACAACCTGAATCGGGCACTGACCGCGAAGGAAAACCACAATGGCTTTCCGTTCTATCAGTTGTATTACGTCGTCGCGATTCTGGTCTCGTGCTTCCCCTGGTCGGTCTTCCTCCCCGTAGCGGTCTTCCGCATGGGCGAACGGTTCATCGACGGTGCTCGCTGGCGCGACAGTGATCGTCTGGTCGCCTGCTGGGCCGGAACCTGGTTCATTTTCTTCTCACTCGCCAGCACCCGGCTCCCCAACTACCTGCTTCCCATGTATCCCGCCGTGGCTTTGATCCTCGGTCGGTACCTGCATGACTGGCGGCGGGACGAGGTGGACGAAGGTGTCTATTCATTCAATCTCTGCTGCCGCGCCCTCGGACTGGTCGGCATTCTGATGGTCATCGGCGTCTACATCGCCGCCTATGTCCTGTTCTCAAGTGAACAGTGGCTGGCCCTGATTGGCCTGGTCCCGATCGCCGGTGCCTATATCGCGATGAAATTTCTCGACCAGGAACTCCGTACCCGCGTCATCCAGACACTGGTCGCCATGTCCATTCTGCTGGCGGTTCTCGTGGTCGGGGTCGCCCCGGTCCGCGTTAACAACTACCAGGACACTCCCAAATTCATCGCCGATGCCCGACGTCTCTCGAATGACGGTGAGGTTGAGATTGGCACCTTCCGTTACTTCCAGCCCAGCGTCGTCTACTACGCCGGTTATTCTGGAAAACGAGTCACCGTCTTGCATACGCCGCGTGACGCCGCCGACTTTATCGCAGGGGGACCGCACCGATTCATCATTACCCCCGCCAGTAAGCACAATGAACTGCGGGATGAGCTTCCCGGAAATATCGCCGAACTCTCACGACACCGGAACTTTCTGCGGCGAACAGAACTGATTCTGCTCGGTCGACAATAAGCGGGCAGAGCGAGGTCGAAATGGGAACGATGGCAGGGTGCTCTCGCCAGTCGTCTCGGCTGCGCGCCGCGAAACCCGTCATTGGATCGGCCACGTTTAGAGCGGCGGCGTTTGGGTCCACGTCCTGTGAACCCGGTCGAATCACGAGGTTGCGACTGATTCCTCTGCACCTTATCGTGGGTCCGGTCCCGGTTTGCACAACCCCTCTCCCTGCTGGCATCGGAACAACGGCATGTCGTCGATCAATTTCACCGCCGAAATGGCTTCATTCCCGACTCGTCCCGAATACTTCGTTGTTTACGCCGTCTGCACTTGTGCATTTCTGGGCTCGATCTGGCTGCTGAACTCCGGCCAGTCTACAGGATCGCGGCTGGTACTGTGGGGAGTTCTGGTCACCGTCCTGTCATGCGGGTATGGACTGATCGGAATTCCGACGATGGTGCTCGCAATTCCGGGAATGCAGAAACTTGGTGTCCTGCTGGTGCTGGGAGGAATCGCTCATTCCCTGATCAGTTCTGTTCCCGCGAAACCGGTGAAGGAGGTCGACCATGACTGACCGGCAGCGACACATCGTTGTCCTGGTGATCAGCGTCATCGCTTACTTTATGATCTATCCAGATGACATCACCCGCTTCACCGCGCCGGTCAGCGACGTTTTAACGCTGACGTTCTCAATCTCTCCCTGGATGTATGGACTGGCCGCGGTGGCCGTGATTATCTACGGCGCAATGAAGATCCACGGCCGAGCCTCGCTGGATCGATCGCAACGCCCTTTATCACACTGATTGAACCATGTCCCTGCTACTTGCGGATCTCGTCTGGCGCCCCCTTACTGGAACACGCTGGGGGCTGGCCATTTCTGCCGCACACCTGCTCGCCGCCCTGCTCTGTTTCCGGGCCGCCACCGTACAGCCAGCCGTGCAACCGACCGCAGAGACGCCTGAAGGACCGGGCGATCAGAAGTCGACTCGTTCCCTCTACTGGATCGGGCTCGCATTGATCATGGTCCTGTTGAGCCTGAACAAGTTATTCGACCTGCAATCACTGATAACGATTTACGGGCGCGGGCTGGCGAAGGACCAAGGCTGGTACAGCGACCGAAGGACGCTGCAGGTTACGCTGGTCGCCGGGGCCGCCGCCGTCAGTCTCGTCGGTTTGCTCGTCAGTCTGTATCTGCTCCGAGGGCATTGGCGGGAACGGACTCTGGCCCACTTCTCGCTCGCGTTCCTGCTGACACTCGTCACGATCCGCACGACCTCGTACGGGCCTCTCGATGCTTTTCTGTACGGCCTGCCGACAGTCGGTAACCGAATGAACGCGGGTCTTGAGCTTGCCGGAGCCGTGCTGGTCAGCATCGGCGCACTGCAGGCGCTTCAAAGCAGAAAAAATAGTTCTGCTAGAGATCGAGCGGGCGATCCTCCAGAACCGTACACCAACAGCGCGGCTACCGTCA is from Schlesneria sp. DSM 10557 and encodes:
- a CDS encoding ArnT family glycosyltransferase, whose product is MTVLLRHQALLALMAVVIFFTNLGSYALFNEDEPKNASCGAEMFRRGDVIVPTFNEALRTDKPILIYWLMLTSYKFFGISEFSARFASALLSVGTTLLTYHLGRKLYSAEIGILASCILCTCLLFTAVGRAVTPDATLIFFVTLTFTCYVWVVARQRGGNFSGDSAAETDSEEDADEAPSELNQTALAESDSNAASTVQQPDTLLPSDWKWAAPLFAAMGFAVLAKGPVGVVLPSGILILFLLISWRERDIESEVLTAPTGPWWKRWWRIALQTLRPRQILQTLRGMHFLIGLGIVIAIALPWYLVVGYKTNGEWLRGFFLDHNLNRALTAKENHNGFPFYQLYYVVAILVSCFPWSVFLPVAVFRMGERFIDGARWRDSDRLVACWAGTWFIFFSLASTRLPNYLLPMYPAVALILGRYLHDWRRDEVDEGVYSFNLCCRALGLVGILMVIGVYIAAYVLFSSEQWLALIGLVPIAGAYIAMKFLDQELRTRVIQTLVAMSILLAVLVVGVAPVRVNNYQDTPKFIADARRLSNDGEVEIGTFRYFQPSVVYYAGYSGKRVTVLHTPRDAADFIAGGPHRFIITPASKHNELRDELPGNIAELSRHRNFLRRTELILLGRQ